TTAAGTTTACTCTAGTTCTTTCATCTAAGGTCCAATCAGGATAATCAAAAAGGAAATCATACATTAAAGCCAAATCTAAACCATTACCATCTCCACCAGCTGCCCTTGGATACAAAACGTTTGAGTTCAGTAAAGAATCAACCCCTTCTTTTCCCGCTTCAAAATCCATTGAACAAAGCCATTTTGAAGCTTTTTTTGTATATGAATCAACAACCTTTCTATACTTTTCATCTTCAATATATTTGTTTCTTAAAAGCTCTATATGCTTGCTTGATTTAAATACCGTCCTAGGATAATCAGCCTTTATTTTTCCTGTAAGTTTATGGGTATTAAACTTTGGCTCATTATTTGTATAGTTTGTTATCTCAGCTTTGAAGTTGATTTTTTGACTTACTTTTCTAAGTAAAGATTTGATATCTTTACTTTCAGCATTAAAGAAAAAAACTACGGCTGATAAAAAAAAGAGAATACCTAGTAAACAAAAAAAAGTAACTGATATTTTATACAGTTTTTTTAAATATTTTTTCATTTTTTTAATTCTCTATTAGAGATTTAAGATTGAAATCCCAGTTGTGATTTGATGTTATATAATTTCTGGCATTTGTTCCTAACATTTCTCTCAGGTCTTTATTTTTTATGAGATTGACAACCAGTTCCGCAAATTTTTCAGCTGAATCTGCAAGATGGCAATCTTTGTTTATCTCTAAGTCAATACCTTCAATTGCATTGGAAGTCGCAACAACAGGTTTGGCCATTGCCATTGCTTCAAGAACTTTATTTTGAACTCCCCTTGCAATTAAAAGAGGAGCAACACAAATATCTGCTGATTTATAATATATCCTTATATCATCAACAAATCCGGTTACTTTAATACCTTTAATTTTTTCCAGCTGTCTGACTTTTTTTTCAGGATTTCTTCCAACAATCATAAATTCCACATTAGATATTTCTTTTCTTATTTTTGGAAATATATCTTGTGCAAACCATTCAACCGCTTCAATATTTGGATAATAATCCATAGCACCCGAAAACATTATCCTTATGGTATCTGCTGGCTTTTTAAATGGTTTTACCTTATCTTTATCAAAATATTTATAATCAACTCCATTTGGAACTATTTTTATTTTTTTTGCATCAGGATAATATTTTTTAAAAAGTTTTGCTTCAGAAACAGAAATAAAAATACTTGAGTTAAATTTTTTATTTATTTTTTTTTCCAGTGCTAAAACTCTTTTTGCTTCCTTTTCAAAGACCAGGTTTAATGGAAATTTGAATGATTTAGAGTATTGTATCCATTTATCTGAATCAAGGTCGCAAAAATCCATTATAAGTTCGATTTTTTCTAACTTTTCATCAATAAGATATTGACCCATAACTGAAGAAAAACAAATTATTTTGTCGTATTTGTTTTCTTTTAAAAAAACTCCCAGGCTTTTTTTGTATTTAAAATTGAAAAAATATCCCTCAGAAATACTTTTTCCTAAAATAAAAAAAATCAGACCAGTGATTTTTGATATGATTTTGTTTAATTTAATAATTTTTACTTTGTTACAATATTTTTTCAGTTCTCTATTATATCCATAATCTTTAGGATCATCAACAAAAGCTATTAAGTCAACCTTGTTATCTTTTGATAAAAATTTTATCTCATTAAACGATCTGATTTTATCCCCTTTGTTTGGAGGATAAGGTATTCGATGTGCTAAAAATAGAATGTTTTTTTTCATAATCAAACCTTTATACAAGGTCTTTTGAAATAAAAGGCCCAATAATTTTTGAAACTTCCAAAGGCATTTTTTTCCAAAGTTCAATTTTTTTCTGATATTTTGGATTTGCAGGACTTAAGTTGGGAAGGCTTTCAGTATTTATCAACTCATATTGATAGGCTAAAGGTTCAGGTTTAAATCCCCAATGCTTTTTAAAGCTGAAAGAGCCTGTATTTACTTTACTTCTTCCAAAATCAAAAATATTGCACTTTTTTTCAGCTCCAAGTTTCATCAATTCCCAATACATAAAATCATTTGGCCCATAACTTCGATATGTAAAGTCTGACCCTGCGTAATATGGAATCATCTGGTTATTATAAGTAAAATATAAAACTGCTGCTGCAAGCTCATTTTTTTCTGTTTTAACTGTTAATATTCCTGAGTTTTCCTTAAATTCTTCAAGAAAGTTTTTGAAAAACCTTTTAGGAAAAACAGGGGTTCCAAGCCTGTGATAATTGAGAGAAAGAATTTTATAAAAATCATCAATCAAATGGTGCCCGTTTTCTGATTTTAAACCTGACTTAAGAGCTTTTCTTACCATAGCCCTGGATTTTCTTGGAATTTCTTTTAAATTTTTGTCATGGTCAAAAGAAATTTCTTTTTTAAAAGTATAATACAATGATTTAGTAAGAAGACCTTTTTTTTCTGCCCTGTTTCTAAGCTCAAGGTAACTTCCACCTTTGGTTTTGCATATCTCAAGTGCTGAATTAAACAGCTTTCTTTCTATAAGTTCGTTATCTGCAATTATTCCACCAATTTCAGCAAAAGGGATAGAAACAAAAAAATGACCAAACAAAAGGCTTTTAATTTCAAACACAGGGAATATTCCGCAAATTTTATTGCCTTTTTCTGCATAAAAATAATGGCTTTTGTGTTTAAACGTTTTTTCTACTACTTTTTTCCAGGAAGTCAGATGAAAAACAGACCCCAGCTTATGAGATTTGATATATTCATCACAAAAGCTCTGGTTTCTTAAATTGTTTTGAACGGATTTAATTTTTATCATTTTTTTATAACTTTAACTTACTATAGTGTTTAACTTTAAAAACTCACAGGTTTGAAATGAATTTAAAAGATTTCTTAATTTTTTTTCTGTTTTATCAAGGTTTATATAATGCCTGAATTTAAAGCCTTTTGGAGCATCACTTACCCTTGGCTGACCCGGATCAAATTCCCAGGGATGTGCATAAAAAACAAAGGCATTATCTTTTTTTAAAACAGATTTCATTCCCATCTTAAAAAAAGGAAGCGGAAAAAGCCTGAAATAACCTCCTCCTCCAAGTGGAATAACTTTTTTTCCAAAAGTTAAATTACTTAAAGGGATTTCATAAAAGCCATCTGAAACTTCAAAGAAAAAACCTCTTTTTTTCCATGAAGAAATATCAAGCTTTCCATATCTTCCATGCATGGAAAAATTATTATGGCTTGAATCATAAAGATAGCCTGCTTTTTTTATTGTTTCCAAGATTTCATTTGTTACAGCAAAACTTGGTGCTCTGTAACCTGTAACAGGCTTGTTGATTAAAGACTCCAGGGTTTCCTTGCTTTTTATTAAATCAAATAAAAGTTCTTTTTTATTTAAATTTGTACATAACTGATGGTTATAACCATGGGATGCTATTTCATGGCCTCTTTTATCAATTTCTTTTACAAGCTCTGGAACAATATCTGCAAGCCAGCCTAGAATAAAAAATGTTCCTTTTACTTTAAAAGAAAAAGAATCAAGAATATCAAGTACTTTAATTGTGTTATCATAAACTCTTAATTCACGTTCTTTCCAGGATGAAAAACTTATATTTTGTTTAAAGTTTTCTACCTGAAACCAGTCTTCAACATCAAATGTTAGAAATATTTTTTTTTCTGGGTTTATTTTCATATCTTTGCTCTTTTAAAATTTTCAATGAAATCAAGAAGTAAATATAAAAGATATGTAAAACAAAGTGCTGCACCAAACACAACAATTCCAGCCATATCATGCAACAACCCATGGGCTGTTTCAGGGCTGATATAAACTGCTGCAAAGGCAGTAATTATAAGACGCAATATATTTACAGCCACGGCAATTGGAATTGCTGAAAAAAACAAAATCCATTTACTTATATTTTTCAATGGAGAAATATAAGCAAATGCACCGCTTAAAGCCAAAAGAGAAGTTAAAGATCTTAAACCAGAGCAGGCATCTACAACTTCAAGACTTGTATTAACAAGGTGTAAAATATTTCCTTCCCTTAAAACCGATAACCCAAACATTTGAATAATGCTTGTAGCTCCTGATGCTGCAAAAAGCTGCAAAGGAAACGCCAGCTTATTCCATATTATAGAAGGGATTGGAATCATCAAAAAAAGATATAAAACAGGAATAAAAACTTTTTTGAATATTTTAACTCCCAAAAACCAAATAATAAGGCCGGCAAAAGTTGTTATCATGGAAACACGCATTACAAAAAACTCTGCTCCAAGATTTCCTGCTAAATAACAAACAAGGCCCAGACAAATAATTATTATTCCCAAATTTGATGATTTTATTTTTGTTTGTTTTAATTCATCAAACCTAAACCAAACCATATAAATAAAAATAAAAGGAATTAAAAACCCATGGGAAAAATTGTCATCTATTGACCAGTCCTTTACAAGATTTACAATTGTATTAAAAAATACAAAACAAAAAAGGACTGTAATTATGACAAGTTGAATCAGGGCGTCTTTTTTTAGATTTAATTTCATGAGGGAATATACTCGTTTAAGTAAGGATAAATTTCTGAGGTAAATTCTTTTAAAATTTCAAGGGTTTTATCTCTTGTTTCATTAACAGGTGAAACAAGCCTTACAAAAGAACCATCTGTTCTTCCTCTTGTTACTGAGTCTATAACAAGCCAGATTTTCTGAAAATATTCAGAAGAGATAATTCTTCCTCTTGAATGAAACCAGTACAAAACTATTTGCTCTTCACTGTCTTTTTTTAAATTTAATTTTATAACTTTTATTGTTTTGTCATCTTCAAGAACAACCTCTTCTATTCCCGAATTAACAATATTCCAACCAGCCCCGGGCATACAGTTTTTTGGAGAATGAATTAGATCCCCTTCTTTCTGATTTCTGTAAAAACCAATATACAGCTGAACATATTGATTTTTATCATCTTTGTAATGGGCAAGAACTGAGTCATCAACTCCGAGAATATCGTAAATTTTTTGATTGAAAAAATCTTTTTCTCCCTGCCATTTTCCTATTTTTAAAGGAAATTTAGAAAAATCTTTTAAAGGCTGGATTTCCTTAGAGTCTTTTGCAAGGCTTAGAACAAAAACAGCAAAAAACATTAATATTGCTAAGATTATAACTTTTTTGTATTTTGTATACAGTTTTTGCGGTTTTTTATTTTCCATAAGACGGCCTTTTCAGACCAGGACCTTCATTTTCAAGATCAATTCTTGAAGAAACTGAAGGATGAAAACTTATGGTGATTCCTGCTTTATTTTCCTCGTAATCATCACGTGTTTCCACATCTGTATCAAATTTTGTATATGCATAATAAACCCTTGCATTCATCCATTTAAATACAGTCCAGCTCAAACCCGTACCCAAATCAAGGGTTTTATCTTTTCTATCGGCAAATTTTTCTTTAAAATCCTGAATCTTATATGAGCCATTCAAATCTAAGGAAAGCCTTCTGGTAAGAAGATAATTATAATTATATCCCCCTTGATAATAAGTACTAAAACCAAGACTTGCAGCATCTTCGCTTGTTTCTTGATGCCCGCTTGAAGCATATACAGACAAAGAGCTTCTTTTGGTAAAATCAAAAAGTTTATAAATATCTGCATCAATAAAAAAGTCGTTTGAATCTTCCTGATCACTATATCTATTAAATAAAACACCAGCACCAAGTGAAACCCTGGAAGTTTCACTTGTATTCCAATCGAACCCTAGAGAGGGTTTATAGATTTCATGACTTTCATCATTTTGTTCTGAGTATGATTGTTTATAAGCAATGTATGTACTAAAATGTCTGGTAAACTTTCTTGATAATTTTATATTTCCTATAAAAGTGTCTTTATCACCATCATTGTCATAGGTTGTTTTTTCTGCACTTAAACCTGCACTATACCCGTATTTCACACTGAACCAATGGGTGATATAAGCATTTAAATCATAGGATCTATGATCATCATTGTTGTCTTCGTCGTAGTTATCACCAGTAAAGGACAGACTGATCCCTCTATTACTGTTTTCTGCAAATCTATTGTTCATTCCAATCAATACAGAATGTGTATCATGTTCTTCCCAATCACCTGTTCTAAGTGTTCTGTCTCTGCTTCTGGTGAATGCAGTTGAAAAAGTTATATCTGTAAATTTTGTTATATTGAATAATGAATTAAGATTAAACAAGTGCTCCATGGAATCATTGTCGTCATGGTCATGGCTGTCAACATAGGTGGGATTGTAAAGAACTCCAATCTTTGAAGTTCTTGTTTCCGAATCAAGGGCAAAGCTTAAACTATATTTAGTGGAAAAATCTTCTTCTTTGTCTTTACTTAACTTGTCCTGATTGTAGTTGTCTGTATAGTCCTCAGTAACTGAAAAACCAGGAGTAAATTTGGTCAGAGCAAAAGATGAATAAGGGTAAATAAAAAAAAGAACTATCAGGGTAAATAAAAAATTTTTCAATTTACTTTTTCCTTAATTATTTAAGGTACAACAATAATATCATCAGTTTTAATAGGGATATTTTTAGACATATCACCTTTAAGGATATCTCTGTAATTAATAATAATTTTTTCTTCCACGCCCTCATTATATCTAAAAAGAAGAATTTCTTTTTTTGAAGCCCATTCTGTAAAGCCTCCTGCAAGTGCAAAAGCCTGCATAACTGTTAAGCTCTTTAGAATTGGATATTCGCCTGTTTTTGCTATTTCTCCAAGTATATAGAATTTTTTGCTGGCAGAATCGATAAGAGTAACCGTTACAGTGGGAGCTTCAACAAATTTTCCAAGTTTTTCCTGAATTGTTTCTTTAAGCTCCATTGTTGTAGCTCCAGAAGCTTTTATATCATCAAGAAGAGGAAAAGTGATTTTCCCGTCAAGCCTTACCCTAGCAGCATCAATTGTAAGATCAGGCTCTTTCCACACATTAATTTTTAAAACATCTCCCTCTCCTATGAGATATTTAGACCCCAAAGTCTTTGTTTCTTCTCCAAATCCAATTGAACTCCAGACAAAAACAAATAAAAACAAGAATAAACTTTTTTTAAACTTTTTTTTAGAGAACATTTGATTCTCCTTTTAATTAAATTTTAATTAAGATTAGATCTTACCTGGAGCCACGGCCAAACAATACAATTTTAACTGTTCGCAGCAAAACAAACAAATCAAGAGCAGTTGTCATATTTTTAATATAAAAAAGATCATAGTTAAGCTTTTCCATTGAATCTTCAATAGTTGCTGCATAATCAAATGAAATCTGAGCCCACCCTGTAAGTCCTGGCTTAACAAGGTATCTCTGGGAGTAAAAAGGTATGTCTTTTTCAAGGCTGTCTGTAAAATGTTTTCTTTCAGGCCTTGGTCCAACAAGACTCATTTCACCCTTTAAAACATTCCATAACTGGGGTAGCTCATCAATTCGATATTTTCTTATAAGCCTGCCCATTTTAGTTATTCTTGGATCATCTTCGCCTGCCCATACAGGCCCTGTAAGTTTTTCTGCATCCTTTTTCATTGACCTGAATTTAAACATCATAAATTCTTTTCTGTTTAATCCTACCCTGTCCTGGGAAAAAAACACAGGCCCTTTTGAATCAATCTTTATGGCCAAAGCAACTAAAAGCATTAAGGGAGACAAGATTAAAACCATTATAAACGAACCTATTATATCGGTAACCCTTTTAATTAGCTTCCTTACCAATGATTTTTTAAATCCATCTGAAAAAATCAGCCAGGAAGGATTAATTTTATTTACTAAAATTTTTCCTGTAAGCTGTTCATAAAATGAAAACCCGTCAATTACTTCTAAACCAGCACTTCTGCACTGAATAAGTTCAGTTAAAGGAAAAGATCCTCTTTTTTCTTTTATTGCAATAACAATCTTTTTTACTTTCCCTGAGCTGGCTGTATTGTAAAGGTTTTTAATATTATAGTAAAATGTAACATCTTCACCAAATTTATCTATATCTTTATCGCCTAAATCAGGAAAAACAGCTTTAACATTATATCCGCAGTCTATGGTTTCTTTAATTTTACTGTAAATATCAAAAGAGAAGTCACTTGACCCAACAAGAATAATATCTTCATTAAAAATTCCTTTTGATAAAAGACTGAGATATAAAAGTCTCCAGCCTATTGTAAATATAAAAAGAATCAGCACACCTAAAAAATAAGCACGCTGGTCAATTATTGCTATTGGAAAAAGGTAATAGACTATAGCTAATATAATTGAGGCTATTCCGATTGACTGTAAAAGACTTACAAGTATTTCAGGAATAGTTTTAATTAAATTAAAATCATAGAGGTCATTATAATAAAGACAAAGAACACAGATGACAGTTATAAAAATTATTCTTAAAAAAAGAAGGAGATCAAACAAATATGAAGGAGAAATAGTTAGAAACACTGACAAAAATAAAAATGTTAAAAAAATCACAAAAGCTTCTATAACAAAAAATAAAACATTGCGAATAGGGAAATATTGTTTTAAGAGTTTAAGCATTTTCTAAGTTTCACTTTTTTTTATTTTTTCCATAATTATAACGTTTGTCATACCCGTAACCTGAACCAAACATTCCTGTTGCAAAATTTTTAACCACTCCAAGAATTTTGTCTTTCCCATAAATATCAAGAATATCTTTAAGTCTTTCTTTTTTTGTATGCCCCTGTTTTACAACAATAATAACCCCGTCTACATAGGTAGCAAGAGCATTTGCCTCAGATGTCATATAAGGAGGTGGCGAGTCTATTATTATATATCTATCGTCATATCTTGACCTAAGCTCATCAATAAGCCTTTTCATTTGTTCAGAGGAAATAAGTTCAGAAGGATTTAGAGGAGAAGGACCAGCAGGAACCAAAGTAAGTTTTTTTAAAAAAGTTTTAACAAAAACAGAGGGCAAATCACTTTCACCGCTTAAATATGATGACAATCCCTTTGAGTTTTCTATACCAAAGATATTATGAACAGAAGGATCTCTTAAATCAGAGTCAAGAAGAAGAACATACTCATCAATACTTGCGGCTATGCTTACAGCAAGATTTGAGGCAACAAAAGACTTGCCTTCGCCTTTATCAGAACTTGTCACCATTATTGTTTTTGGAGGTTTTCCCGAATCTGGAAACAAAATTGAATTTTTTAAAAGCCTAAATTGTTCTGATTCTACAGAATGGGGTTTATTTACTGTAACAAGAATTTCAGCTACATTATCTATTCTTGAAAATACTTTTTCTGATTCTTTCTCTTCTGGAATATTTTCTTCAATCTCTTCAATCTCTTCAATATCCTCAATGCCTTCAACAGCTAAACCCGAATCGAAATCTTTTTTATCAGGGTTTTGATTTCTATCAATAATATCATCTTTATTTGCTTTTATTTTTTCAAGTGCTTTATGAATTTTGCCCAATGACCGCTCCGTATTTTTAAACTTAGAAACCAGGATAAATGCTCATTAAAAAAAACTTTTGATTATTCCCAAAGTTCTGTCTATTCCGTAAAGATTCAAAACACCAAAGCATCCTGTAATAAAAACAGTATAAAGAAATAAAAAACCAAAGCTGATAAGCTCTAATTTCTTTTTAAAGTTATCGCCTGTTTGTTTTAAAGGTGCAATTTCTGCAAGAATATTCAGCTCAAATTCTTTTTCTATTTCTTCATTAGTCCTTATTCTCGAATCCAGCATAAATAAAACAAAGCAGATTCCGCCTGAAAGGGCTAACCCACCTCCAAAATACAAAATAAACATCTTTTTTACATCCGGAGAAATCGGCTTTTCAGGTATACGGGCATGATCAAGAATTCTAAACTGCTCACCTTTTTGCTTTTTTTCCATATTAACAGAAATCTCTGCTTCAAGCATACGATCTAAAAGTGAATTATAAATTGAATTTACATTGTTATAATCACGTTGTAGAGCCTGCATTTCCTGCTCTCTTTTGGGGGTATCTTCAACTCTTTTCTGATAAATGGCAGTTTTGTTTTCTATATCTTTTATTTCAGATTCAATGATTTTAATCTGATTTTCGCTTTCAGATATTCTGCCTTTAAGTCCTGCTATTCCAAAATCTTCTCCAAAGGAAAATGGTTCTTCAATTTCTTCTTCATTTGGAATTTCAATTTCTTCTTCATTTGGAATTTCAATCTCTTTTTTTATTCTTTCATCTTCTATTTTTTTTTCAAGCTTTTCTATTTTTACCGCAAGCTTTAATACATCAGGATGTTTGTCTGTATATTTTAACAAAAGGCTGTCCATTACTTCTTTTAACTTTGACAATCTTTCCTCATCTTCTGAAACAAAGCTTTCTTCAAATTCAAAAGAATCAAACAAAGGCATTGAAGTGTTTTTTTGTGCTGACATTTGAGTTTTTAAGCTGGAAATTTCTTTTTTAAGCTCCATTAATGTTATATTTTTTGATTCATGCTGTTTTTGAAGCCTGTCAAGGGTTCTTAAGTTACTATCAAGTTCTCCTGGAAGTCCGCCCATATGCTCAGTTCTGTATTTAGTCAGCCTTTTTTCCATAAACTCAAGACGCTCTCTTGTTTTTCCAAGCTCAACTTCAAGAAATTCGCTTGTGCCTACAGCCTGGGCTTCCCTGACTTTTAAGTTTTCATCCATAAAATAACTTGCAAGAGTGTTGGTAATTCTCATTACTCTTTCAGGATCATTACCTCTATAATTGATAGTAAAAGCTTCTGAACCTTGCCTTGCTCTTGTAAGATTAACATCAATCCTTTTCCTCAAACTTTCTATTTTATCTTCAAGATAAGTACCTTCATCTTCAGCAAAAAGACCAAACTGCTCTATAATTTTTTCAAGATTACTCCTGCTCATTATCTGCTGAGAAATAGTACTTATTCTTGCTTCAATCCCTGTTGAGACAACAGATCTGACAAAAGCTTGAGGAACTTTCTGGGGCTGGACAAGAATTGTAGTTGAAGCTTGATAAATTCTTGTCGCAAGAAAGCTTTTAGCTAATCCAATTGTAAGAGCAGCCGCAAGAAAACCTAAAATTATCCATTTATATCTGAATAATGCTTCTAAAATCTGCTCTGGT
The window above is part of the Desulforegulaceae bacterium genome. Proteins encoded here:
- a CDS encoding TIGR03087 family PEP-CTERM/XrtA system glycosyltransferase; this translates as MKKNILFLAHRIPYPPNKGDKIRSFNEIKFLSKDNKVDLIAFVDDPKDYGYNRELKKYCNKVKIIKLNKIISKITGLIFFILGKSISEGYFFNFKYKKSLGVFLKENKYDKIICFSSVMGQYLIDEKLEKIELIMDFCDLDSDKWIQYSKSFKFPLNLVFEKEAKRVLALEKKINKKFNSSIFISVSEAKLFKKYYPDAKKIKIVPNGVDYKYFDKDKVKPFKKPADTIRIMFSGAMDYYPNIEAVEWFAQDIFPKIRKEISNVEFMIVGRNPEKKVRQLEKIKGIKVTGFVDDIRIYYKSADICVAPLLIARGVQNKVLEAMAMAKPVVATSNAIEGIDLEINKDCHLADSAEKFAELVVNLIKNKDLREMLGTNARNYITSNHNWDFNLKSLIEN
- a CDS encoding FemAB family PEP-CTERM system-associated protein, with the translated sequence MIKIKSVQNNLRNQSFCDEYIKSHKLGSVFHLTSWKKVVEKTFKHKSHYFYAEKGNKICGIFPVFEIKSLLFGHFFVSIPFAEIGGIIADNELIERKLFNSALEICKTKGGSYLELRNRAEKKGLLTKSLYYTFKKEISFDHDKNLKEIPRKSRAMVRKALKSGLKSENGHHLIDDFYKILSLNYHRLGTPVFPKRFFKNFLEEFKENSGILTVKTEKNELAAAVLYFTYNNQMIPYYAGSDFTYRSYGPNDFMYWELMKLGAEKKCNIFDFGRSKVNTGSFSFKKHWGFKPEPLAYQYELINTESLPNLSPANPKYQKKIELWKKMPLEVSKIIGPFISKDLV
- a CDS encoding polysaccharide deacetylase family protein, which codes for MKINPEKKIFLTFDVEDWFQVENFKQNISFSSWKERELRVYDNTIKVLDILDSFSFKVKGTFFILGWLADIVPELVKEIDKRGHEIASHGYNHQLCTNLNKKELLFDLIKSKETLESLINKPVTGYRAPSFAVTNEILETIKKAGYLYDSSHNNFSMHGRYGKLDISSWKKRGFFFEVSDGFYEIPLSNLTFGKKVIPLGGGGYFRLFPLPFFKMGMKSVLKKDNAFVFYAHPWEFDPGQPRVSDAPKGFKFRHYINLDKTEKKLRNLLNSFQTCEFLKLNTIVS
- a CDS encoding exosortase/archaeosortase family protein, which gives rise to MKLNLKKDALIQLVIITVLFCFVFFNTIVNLVKDWSIDDNFSHGFLIPFIFIYMVWFRFDELKQTKIKSSNLGIIIICLGLVCYLAGNLGAEFFVMRVSMITTFAGLIIWFLGVKIFKKVFIPVLYLFLMIPIPSIIWNKLAFPLQLFAASGATSIIQMFGLSVLREGNILHLVNTSLEVVDACSGLRSLTSLLALSGAFAYISPLKNISKWILFFSAIPIAVAVNILRLIITAFAAVYISPETAHGLLHDMAGIVVFGAALCFTYLLYLLLDFIENFKRAKI
- a CDS encoding EpsI family protein, which produces MENKKPQKLYTKYKKVIILAILMFFAVFVLSLAKDSKEIQPLKDFSKFPLKIGKWQGEKDFFNQKIYDILGVDDSVLAHYKDDKNQYVQLYIGFYRNQKEGDLIHSPKNCMPGAGWNIVNSGIEEVVLEDDKTIKVIKLNLKKDSEEQIVLYWFHSRGRIISSEYFQKIWLVIDSVTRGRTDGSFVRLVSPVNETRDKTLEILKEFTSEIYPYLNEYIPS
- a CDS encoding polysaccharide biosynthesis/export family protein encodes the protein MFSKKKFKKSLFLFLFVFVWSSIGFGEETKTLGSKYLIGEGDVLKINVWKEPDLTIDAARVRLDGKITFPLLDDIKASGATTMELKETIQEKLGKFVEAPTVTVTLIDSASKKFYILGEIAKTGEYPILKSLTVMQAFALAGGFTEWASKKEILLFRYNEGVEEKIIINYRDILKGDMSKNIPIKTDDIIVVP
- a CDS encoding TIGR03013 family PEP-CTERM/XrtA system glycosyltransferase produces the protein MIFLTFLFLSVFLTISPSYLFDLLLFLRIIFITVICVLCLYYNDLYDFNLIKTIPEILVSLLQSIGIASIILAIVYYLFPIAIIDQRAYFLGVLILFIFTIGWRLLYLSLLSKGIFNEDIILVGSSDFSFDIYSKIKETIDCGYNVKAVFPDLGDKDIDKFGEDVTFYYNIKNLYNTASSGKVKKIVIAIKEKRGSFPLTELIQCRSAGLEVIDGFSFYEQLTGKILVNKINPSWLIFSDGFKKSLVRKLIKRVTDIIGSFIMVLILSPLMLLVALAIKIDSKGPVFFSQDRVGLNRKEFMMFKFRSMKKDAEKLTGPVWAGEDDPRITKMGRLIRKYRIDELPQLWNVLKGEMSLVGPRPERKHFTDSLEKDIPFYSQRYLVKPGLTGWAQISFDYAATIEDSMEKLNYDLFYIKNMTTALDLFVLLRTVKIVLFGRGSR
- a CDS encoding polysaccharide biosynthesis tyrosine autokinase; its protein translation is MGKIHKALEKIKANKDDIIDRNQNPDKKDFDSGLAVEGIEDIEEIEEIEENIPEEKESEKVFSRIDNVAEILVTVNKPHSVESEQFRLLKNSILFPDSGKPPKTIMVTSSDKGEGKSFVASNLAVSIAASIDEYVLLLDSDLRDPSVHNIFGIENSKGLSSYLSGESDLPSVFVKTFLKKLTLVPAGPSPLNPSELISSEQMKRLIDELRSRYDDRYIIIDSPPPYMTSEANALATYVDGVIIVVKQGHTKKERLKDILDIYGKDKILGVVKNFATGMFGSGYGYDKRYNYGKNKKK
- a CDS encoding Wzz/FepE/Etk N-terminal domain-containing protein gives rise to the protein MVDLIPQKQIRPEQILEALFRYKWIILGFLAAALTIGLAKSFLATRIYQASTTILVQPQKVPQAFVRSVVSTGIEARISTISQQIMSRSNLEKIIEQFGLFAEDEGTYLEDKIESLRKRIDVNLTRARQGSEAFTINYRGNDPERVMRITNTLASYFMDENLKVREAQAVGTSEFLEVELGKTRERLEFMEKRLTKYRTEHMGGLPGELDSNLRTLDRLQKQHESKNITLMELKKEISSLKTQMSAQKNTSMPLFDSFEFEESFVSEDEERLSKLKEVMDSLLLKYTDKHPDVLKLAVKIEKLEKKIEDERIKKEIEIPNEEEIEIPNEEEIEEPFSFGEDFGIAGLKGRISESENQIKIIESEIKDIENKTAIYQKRVEDTPKREQEMQALQRDYNNVNSIYNSLLDRMLEAEISVNMEKKQKGEQFRILDHARIPEKPISPDVKKMFILYFGGGLALSGGICFVLFMLDSRIRTNEEIEKEFELNILAEIAPLKQTGDNFKKKLELISFGFLFLYTVFITGCFGVLNLYGIDRTLGIIKSFF